The following DNA comes from Watersipora subatra chromosome 8, tzWatSuba1.1, whole genome shotgun sequence.
gaccgccgtagtttggattctctttccaaaatggctcaaatgtgatgtagctgtggtaggtggtttctgtttacactttcatgcaaccttattcatcgaaatattttcacaaatatgcttcacgcattcaataacaccatgtctattgttcttacgagtCTGTTtaatcgtcatcgtaatgctgtcacttttagcagtgatatcttacaacttaccgtaaaaattcattaaactttttaaccttagcttgaaggagtgcgtatcattgtctgataatcatgacgaacctgttggtcacctgtgataatcgaacggagctgcaaaaattatttttgaagtattgggtcacatgatcagattacaacttgacgattagttcaagccgaaacaaaactgtaaagtaacgagcatctatatttgatatggggtctttggtaaaacccgaagtgttggtcataaacaagtgctacaataagttcatattgagctttttattgggctttcaattcccgtgagaacatcacgtgacaaaacaataaccaaactatcttgactacgtcatcgaaataaagagattccaatctacggcggctttttgtttttgagcttttaagagcttgtaatcacatttccacatatttggcacctacaacacaacagagtaagacatggtgaatattttgataccaaataactgtaatgtgaattttgttgcaagtcaacctttaagtatctGAACATTCTCCAAAAATAGACTGTTTAGTAGCCTTCAGAAATAGACTGCTCAGTAGTCTTCAGAAATAGACTGTTCAGTAGTCTTCCAAAATAGACAGTTTAGTAGTCTTCAAAAATATACTGTTcagtagttttcaaaaatagACTTTTCAGTAGTCTTCCAAAATAGACTGTTTAGTAGTCTTCAGAAATAGACAGTTTAGTAGTCTTTAGAAATAGACAGTTCATCAGCCTTCAAAAATAGACTGTTTAGTAGTCCAGAAATAGACTGTTCAGCAGTCTTCAGAAATCGACTGTTCAGTAGTCTTCAGAAATAGACTGTTTAGTAGTCTTCAGAAATAAACTGTTCAGCAGTCTTCAGAAATACTGTTCAGTAATCTTCAGAAATAGACTGTTAATTAATCTTCAGATATAGGAAAAacaaatattgcatttatttttattttttaggtCTACACAAACCATAAGATTAAGGAAGCACAACTACTGAGCTTTTCTCAAGCACAAGATAGCAGTGTCATTAGCATAAGAACTTATTAGGCATACATAACCTTTGTATCACACATTTCTAAAAGCTAGTAAAGCAGATGAGACCTAGCCAATCGCTGCTACTGCTAGTTCTGGTAATATCGATAGACCATTATTTCTGGGACctgttttaaatgtttattgAACGAGGAAAGCTTGGCATAGTTTAGAACCCATCTCATTCCGCTGATGCAGAAGCAACTTGTAGCTACCACTCACTATGCGTTTTTCAATAAGTTTACCACCCCTAACAAACAACAAGCATTGTCTTCAGGCATAATATCACCAGCACGGCTCTATATATCTGCTTATATTTTATGTGCTTGTATGTTTTATACTCTATCGCTTTAAAAATATGATCAGTCAGCAATTACACCGCACTTTTTGAAAGGAGAATGGCCAATGTGATTCTACCTTACTCACCGGCTTGCAGCTGCTCACAAACTCACTCTACAATGCAAACAATATCAAAGAGTCAAAACTAGATATTTCCATGTAAAGGTTTTGGGGTAGTAATCAAATGAGGCTGGTGCATATAGCATGGCTTACAAGAGTATTATGTATCAAGTCAAATGCCTTAGTTCGGATTTATCTCTCCTGAAAAGCGTTTGTTGTAAATACTGTAAAGCAAACTGATACTtgcattttattaatattattttatttagctGTAGATTTCAGAATTCTTTACTAACGATAACGAGATTGCTCAAAACTTATTGTATGCTAAACTAGCATATCGTGCATCTGTTTATTGGAATTATTGTATAACATCAATGATATATGTTGAAGCATTGAATAATGTTTACAAGTACAGAGTGTACGATAAGTAAATGAAGCAAAACTGGTTTTGGGGAGTTGTGTGCCATTTTAGTTtaatattgttgtggaatgtggtcCACTGGGAGCTGAGCATAGGGCTGAGTTGAGCCGAGCCAAGCTGTGTTTAGTCAGGCGTGTTGATGAGGTCAGAGttcagccaagccagagccatgccgggtccagccaagtagaacagaggaggagcttactagctatataagctcgaacatttgtgtagaagagcagagctgttctggggctgttcattgcctgttacttgattctttcttgtacaccttgatgaactaagcagaaatatatgtattgtactcatgcatgagtcttgtactagtggaggaaaatgAAGGTTGCACAAACCTTTatactggtggcagcagtgggattggaAATGATCTcaagaactccaccacaggacTCACATCTGAATCACATGACTCTGGATAAACTGGGCTGCCTGACAAACGGCAACACCGCTCTTACTGGAAGAACTTTCAACAGGAAAAAACCCAaagagagctgtggaaagccttACAGGATTGGATTTAGTAAATGCACTGCtccgggagcagaaacctactgaaaggaCTTATCTGAGGAGACAGCAAGCTtttactggaagaacttcctactGGAAGAAACCCAGGAAAAACTGTGGAAAGCCTACTAATCAGACCCGGCAGATGCACTGCtccaggagcagaaacctactaggGCATCCGGCAAGACTTGCCTAAGGAAGCGGTGTGCTTCTACTGAAAGAACTTCCTACgggaagaaacccagaaaggAGCCAGCAGCCGCGGACAGTCGAGGCACTGCTTTAGGAGGAGAGCAGAAGCTTACTGGAAGCCAGACATGGCCAATAGGAAAGCCAGGAGCGCTGACCCGGGACCCAACcgactagtcgaggcactagagCGGGTGGGTATTGCTGATGCCGAGAGCTCAGGAACCGGCGCTACACTTCAGGAATCCCCAGTATACTGAGAAAGGAGATATGGAATACTTTATTGTTTGCTTCAAGGAAGTAGCCGACACTAACCAGTGGACTGAAGGAGCAACCCTATTGCTCCTCTGGGAAGCATTGGGCGACCGGGTTGAAGACTGTGGGCAGGCCGAGGACCAGGAGGCCATTTTTGATGCCCTCCGGGCAAGGTTCGGGCTATCCACCAGACAGGCGCTGAGCCAGCTCACCGCCTTTAGATGAGAGGAAGGGACGACGCtgcaggagcatgctatggaggttgAGAGGTTGGTGCGCATTGTGTACGGAACCTGCCGAATCGCCACCGAAATGGCATAGCTATGGAGACCTTCTCCAGTTCGCTAAGAGACCCTGCCCTGCAGGGACATCTGTTGGCGGTATCTACGCCCACGCTGACGGACGCTGTACAAGCCGGAAATGACTACCTCCAGATTTAAGGAGGTGAGCGTAGACCCACCGGATCTTCGGTGTGAGCCCTGGAGGGAGGAACCCCTGACCAGGTGAACTCGGCCGAGATCGATGTTATAGGATGACTAGACCGGCTAGTCCAAACCCTCACGGACAAGGTGGAATGACTTCAGGAGCAGATGCGCACCCCAACTGAGAAaaggagccagccagctactcTTTGCTGGGGATGTGGCCAACCGGGGCATGTACAAAAGAACTGCCCTTGCTACACCAAACCGGCTTTGGGAAACGAAGGACTGCCACAGCAGTAGTTCTAACTGCTGGCTGTGCCAAGgccaaacaaacacagaaataCAATAGGATTTTGTGGGACTCAAGGACGGCTGATGgctggtctcaaccagcaaggactagaTCAAAGGAAGTTCGTGCACAGGAAGGGCCTGTGGTGAAATGGAATTATTACCAGTCATTGGGTGAGATTAGTCTAGACAGCCCCCTGTCCCGGATATTGCCTACACCCCTCCGTGCGAACAGCAGGGACGTAACCCGAAACGCAAGAGAGTGACTCCCAAATCCCCTCCGCCCCAGACACTGAGAACCATTCCCACTGGACCGGACAGTTGGAAGCCTGCCTTCAAAGCGGCAGGACCGACCCCTTCTTTGCCTTGAGGGTGGCAATCACGGGAGCAGCAGATTTGCTCCGAACGTGGGACGGCCCGAGGTACTGACCTCACCCCACCACGGAAAGGAAGCCTTCCAAGCCTCACGGAGGATGTCCTGGAGGATACCACTAAagcgcaagccctcagccgacctctgaaaagtggaggggcggcccatccagttcctgttggacaccggatgcaccaccAACCTGATCAATAAACAAATACTTAATCGATTGCCAGGAGCCGTGCAGGACCGACTCGAGGAGATTGACAGCCACGGACTATTGGCTGACGGAACACGGCTCCTCTTCTACGAGATAATTCGTCTGACTATCCGCTTGAGGGATGTGAAAAGGGAGGAAGTTTTCGCACTGAGCCGACTGACCGAGGATGCCATCCTCGGAATGCCGTTCTTCGTGGCCCATCAATGCGCTCTCGAGTTTGAGCAATCGGTGGTTTGAGTGGATGGCAGACAGCTAATCTGCACAGACCAGCATGGACGACTGCTACAGAGCAAAGTACAGGTGATAAGGGAGGTAGTGGTTCCTGCCCAGACAGAGATGGCgatacactgtcgcatcaccacACGGAACTATTGCCCCATGGGACTAATTGAGGAATTTCCCGACGGACCTCCTGTAGCCAGTAGCCTGAAACAGCCGGGATCCAAGAGACAAGCCATCACCTGCTGCATGAACACTACGGAGCGGCCATTGACTTTCCAGTCCGGAGCCACTATCGGCATGTACACGGAAGTGGAGACCCCACAGGTCGAAAAGGACAATTCCTTACTGTGCGACGCCGGTCCAACTTCAATCATTGGAGTGCCAGCTCACCTTGAGGAATTGTTCCAGGCAGTCCGGCCAAACTGTGAGAACATGGGACAAATGTCAAGGTTGGCAGTCTTGCTGCGTCGGTATGCCACCGTGTTTAGTACGGGTGATGATGACGTGGGAAGGACCTTGGAGGTGGAACATTCTATTCCACTTAAGGAGGGCACTGGGCCAATCCAACAACCCCCTCACAGACTCAGAATGGAGAAGGAGGCAGAGGCCGAGAGGCAGGTCTAGGATCTGCCCAAACGAGGACTCATCGAACAAGCCGGAAGAGCTTGGAGCTCCCCCATGTTGTTGGTCCGAAAGAAGGACGGGAAGAGATGCTTCTGCATTGACTACCGGTGTCTCAACGCCGTCATGGAGCAGAATGCCTACCCGCTACCCAGGATCGACAACAGCCTGGATGCCCCGTCTCGCAGTCGCTATTTCAGCACGCTTAACCTGGTAAGCGGGTATTAGCAGGTACCCCTGGATACAGAGGCACAGGAGAAGTTGGCTTTCTCGACATGGTCTAGGCTGTGGAAGTGAAAGGTGTTGCTTTTCAAACTGATGTCCGCtcccgccaccttccaaagactcttGGAACGCATTCTACATAGCTTCCACTGGAGAATGCTGCTGCTATATCTGGATGATATTATTGTCATCGCCCCGGATTTTGATTCGCATCTATATCGGCTagaggaggtcttccagagactcaaCAAGGCCGGATTAAAACCGAAGCCCTCCAAGTGTGAGCTATTGCAACCCCAGGTCCGCTATCTGAGTCACATTGTAAGCCAGGacggagtctctacagaccccgacaaAGTGGAGGCAGTAGCAAAGTGGCCAGGTTCACGCGGAGTGAGGGAACTCTAAGAATTCCTTGAGACGTTCGGCTATTACCGACAATATATCCTGGAGTTCACCACTATAGCACACCccttgcaccgactgactgTAAAGGGAGAGCCCTGGAAATCGGCGGAGGGAGAACAGGCTGCTTTCAATACGCTGAAGGAGATCATCAGCATCGCCCCGATCTTGGGCTATCTGGATCCTcggaggcagtacatcctggacacgGATACCAGCGGATGTGGAGTGGAAGCCGTGCTGTCCCAAGTACAGGAGGGATGTGAGAgagtcattgcctactacagcaaaacCCTCACCCCCtcggaacgcaattactgcgtcactcgaCGGGAGTTACTTGCGGTAATAAAGGCGGTCAAACACTTTCGGCCATGTCTGTATGGCCAGGAGTCCTCCTATGGACGAACCACGCGTCACTCTGGTGGCAATGAAGGAGGAGGGAACCCTCAAACCAAATAGCCCGGTGGCTTGACATCTTGGCGGAGTTCCGCTACATCCTGGAGCACCGATCAGGCACTCGCCACAAGGATGCAGATGGATTGAGCTGGTaaacctgcgaggactgccggcaatgcgcaAGCATTGAACAGAAGGGCGGGGGCCTCTCAGGGAAGGAGCTGGCAAGGGACGAGGGCCGTTAGCCGCATGGGTACCAACCAGTTGCCTGGATAGGACTCCTGCCCTCGATAGAGCAGGATCGATCCTGGGCAACGTCGCATACCCTGGAGGGCCGGCTGGCAACCCGCACGAGACTCCCGCCCCAACAGTGGCGAGATTGAACCTGGATGCCGGAGGTTCCCCCGAGGGGCTATCAGCCCTCCTAGGAGTGACAGGACCAAAAGGCAAACtggcaaggacacaggctactggacagggaccagtggccatcatgtaccgtGCCATCGCAACAGGAGAGGAGGTGCCAGCAGAACACCTGGAGGTCGGGAGCAGAGAGCTGGACATCCTGCATCACATGCGGGGCTCTCTGCGCATACAACAGGACGGCGTAGCTGGAAGCACGCGTGGCCCCGCAGAGCCACGccagatggtgcgccatctgccccCCGAACATGTGGTAAATCATGGTGTAGCAAACGCACGCCCTGGCTCTCTCTGTGATGGGAAAGACGATAAGTCGCCTCCAACTGATGtggtactggcccggactgacGTCCACAGTCAGACGGCTTATCAAGAGTcgcgaggtgtgccaggccgcaaagcatggagggacgAAGGCAGCCGGAGAAAAAAGGAGGCTCTATGCAGGATGACTCTGACAGAAGGTGGCCGTGGATCTGGTGGGGCTATTTTCTGTCACATCAAAGGAAAAAAGCGGGTGCTGGTTCTCACCGACCACTTTACCCAGTGGCAGGACCAttggcactacctgacgccacgGCCACGGTGGTCGCCAACACACTGGATGAGTgggtcttctgctacctgggaTTGCTTGAGCAGATCCACAGGAACCAGGAGGCGCAGttcgagagccaactgatggccaaactgtgccaactctggaatgtGGGGAAGACCCACACGACTCCGTATCATCCACAGACAAATGGAATCGGGGAGTGGAATAACCGGGGACTCGGAAACTCCTTGAGGGCGCTGCTTTTGGCTTGGGGACAGGATGAGTGGGATCTACTGCTCCCCCAGTTGATGAGGGCATAAAGAAGCAACCCCCACTCCGCGACTGGAGAAACGGCCAATATGCTAATGTTGGGACGTGTgctgaggttgccagaccagctggGTAGCCACCCAC
Coding sequences within:
- the LOC137402511 gene encoding uncharacterized protein produces the protein MLLVRKKDGKRCFCIDYRCLNAVMEQNAYPLPRIDNSLDAPSRSRYFSTLNLGEPWKSAEGEQAAFNTLKEIISIAPILGYLDPRRQYILDTDTSGCGVEAVLSQVQEGWRGPLREGAGKGRGPLAAWVPTSCLDRTPALDRAGSILGNVAYPGGPAGNPHETPAPTVARLNLDAGGSPEGLSALLGVTGPKGKLARTQATGQGPVAIMYRAIATGEEVPAEHLEVGSRELDILHHMRGSLRIQQDGVAGSTRGPAEPRQMVRHLPPEHVSDGLSRVARCARPQSMEGRRQPEKKGGSMQDDSDRRWPWIWWGYFLSHQRKKAGAGSHRPLYPVAGPLALPDATATVVANTLDEWVFCYLGLLEQIHRNQEAQFESQLMAKLCQLWNVGKTHTTPYHPQTNGIGEWNNRGLGNSLRALLLAWGQDEWDLLLPQLMRA